The following are from one region of the Etheostoma spectabile isolate EspeVRDwgs_2016 chromosome 15, UIUC_Espe_1.0, whole genome shotgun sequence genome:
- the LOC116703032 gene encoding ubiquitin carboxyl-terminal hydrolase 22 isoform X1: MSPAGCSHVNGYKVDNWKQNLRVIYQCFVWSGTAETRRRKVLQSDAGWTELAKSCICHMCGAHLNRLHSCLYCVFFGCFTKKHIHEHAKNKRHNLAIDLLYGGIYCFVCQDYIYDKDMEQIAKEEQRKAWKLQGIGEKYTTWEPTKRELELLRHNPKRRKITTNCTIGLRGLINLGNTCFMNCIVQALTHTPLLRDFFLSDRHKCEMQSNSCLVCEMSQLFQEFYSGHRSPHIPFRLLHLVWTHARHLAGYEQQDAHEFLIAALDVLHRHCKGDTIRDDNGKKANNPNHCNCIIDQIFTGGLQSDVTCQVCHGVSTTIDPFWDISLDLPGSSTPFWPLSPGGDGSTVNGESHLSGSTTLTDCLRRFTRPEHLGSSAKIKCGGCHSYQESTKQLTMKKLPIVACFHLKRFEHSAKLRRKITTYVSFPLELDMTPFMASSKESRMNGQYQQTVDVLNNDNKYSLFAVVNHQGTLESGHYTSFIRQHKDQWFKCDDAIITKASIKDVLDSEGYLLFYHKQFLEYE; encoded by the exons GCCAAGTCGTGTATCTGTCACATGTGTGGCGCCCACCTGAACCGACTCCACTCTTGTCTCTACTGCGTATTTTTTGGCTGTTTTACGAAGAAACACATCCACGAGCACGCAAAAAACAAGAGACACAATCTAG CAATAGACTTATTATACGGGggaatttattgttttgtgtgtcaaGACTACATATACGACAAAGACATGGAGCAGATTGCCAAAGAGGAACAGAGGAAAGCCTGGAAATTGCAAG GCATAGGGGAGAAATACACAACATGGGAGCCGACCAAGAGGGAGCTAGAATTATTACGACACAATCCAAAGCGGAGGAAAATCACTACAAACTGTACCATAG GTTTACGAGGGTTAATAAACTTGGGCAACACATGTTTCATGAACTGTATTGTTCAGGCCCTAACACACACGCCGCTGCTTCGAGACTTCTTTCTCTCCGACAGACACAAGTGCGAGATGCAATCAAACTCCTGTCTGGTGTGTGAGATGTCGCAGCTCTTTCAGGag TTCTATTCGGGCCACCGGTCACCCCACATTCCCTTCCGGCTGCTGCACCTGGTGTGGACTCATGCACGTCACCTCGCAGGCTACGAGCAGCAAGACGCCCACGAATTCCTCATCGCAGCATTAGACGTTCTACATAGGCACTGCAAAGGGGACACCATCA GAGATGACAATGGGAAGAAGGCCAACAATCCAAACCACTGTAACTGCATCATTGACCAAATCTTCACTGGGGGCCTGCAATCAGATGTTACCTGTCAAGTTTGcca cgGGGTTTCCACGACGATAGATCCATTCTGGGACATCAGTCTGGACCTTCCTGGCTCATCAACGCCTTTCTGGCCCCTCAGCCCGGGGGGGGATGGCAGCACAGTCAATGGAGAGAGCCATCTGTCAGGGTCCACCACTCTCACAGACTGCCTACGCAG GTTTACGCGGCCAGAGCATCTAGGAAGCAGTGCCAAAATCAAGTGTGGCGGTTGCCATAGCTACCAGGAATCTACCAAACAGCTGACAATGAAGAAGCTCCCCATCGTAGCATGTTTCCATCTTAAA CGGTTTGAGCACTCTGCCAAACTGCGGAGGAAGATCACTACATATGTTTCCTTCCCCCTAGAGTTAGACATGACGCCATTCATGGCATCCAG TAAAGAGAGCAGAATGAATGGGCAGTATCAACAGACGGTTGATGTACTAAACAACGACAATAA GTATTCCTTGTTTGCTGTGGTCAACCACCAAGGCACATTAGAGAGTGGCCACTACACCAGCTTCATCCGCCAGCACAAAGACCAGTGGTTCAAATGCGATGATGCCATAATCACCAAGGCCAGCATTAAGGATGTACTCGATAGTGAAGG ATATCTCTTATTCTACCATAAACAGTTCCTTGAGTATGAGTAG
- the LOC116703032 gene encoding ubiquitin carboxyl-terminal hydrolase 22 isoform X2: MSPAGCSHVNGYKVDNWKQNLRVIYQCFVWSGTAETRRRKAKSCICHMCGAHLNRLHSCLYCVFFGCFTKKHIHEHAKNKRHNLAIDLLYGGIYCFVCQDYIYDKDMEQIAKEEQRKAWKLQGIGEKYTTWEPTKRELELLRHNPKRRKITTNCTIGLRGLINLGNTCFMNCIVQALTHTPLLRDFFLSDRHKCEMQSNSCLVCEMSQLFQEFYSGHRSPHIPFRLLHLVWTHARHLAGYEQQDAHEFLIAALDVLHRHCKGDTIRDDNGKKANNPNHCNCIIDQIFTGGLQSDVTCQVCHGVSTTIDPFWDISLDLPGSSTPFWPLSPGGDGSTVNGESHLSGSTTLTDCLRRFTRPEHLGSSAKIKCGGCHSYQESTKQLTMKKLPIVACFHLKRFEHSAKLRRKITTYVSFPLELDMTPFMASSKESRMNGQYQQTVDVLNNDNKYSLFAVVNHQGTLESGHYTSFIRQHKDQWFKCDDAIITKASIKDVLDSEGYLLFYHKQFLEYE, translated from the exons GCCAAGTCGTGTATCTGTCACATGTGTGGCGCCCACCTGAACCGACTCCACTCTTGTCTCTACTGCGTATTTTTTGGCTGTTTTACGAAGAAACACATCCACGAGCACGCAAAAAACAAGAGACACAATCTAG CAATAGACTTATTATACGGGggaatttattgttttgtgtgtcaaGACTACATATACGACAAAGACATGGAGCAGATTGCCAAAGAGGAACAGAGGAAAGCCTGGAAATTGCAAG GCATAGGGGAGAAATACACAACATGGGAGCCGACCAAGAGGGAGCTAGAATTATTACGACACAATCCAAAGCGGAGGAAAATCACTACAAACTGTACCATAG GTTTACGAGGGTTAATAAACTTGGGCAACACATGTTTCATGAACTGTATTGTTCAGGCCCTAACACACACGCCGCTGCTTCGAGACTTCTTTCTCTCCGACAGACACAAGTGCGAGATGCAATCAAACTCCTGTCTGGTGTGTGAGATGTCGCAGCTCTTTCAGGag TTCTATTCGGGCCACCGGTCACCCCACATTCCCTTCCGGCTGCTGCACCTGGTGTGGACTCATGCACGTCACCTCGCAGGCTACGAGCAGCAAGACGCCCACGAATTCCTCATCGCAGCATTAGACGTTCTACATAGGCACTGCAAAGGGGACACCATCA GAGATGACAATGGGAAGAAGGCCAACAATCCAAACCACTGTAACTGCATCATTGACCAAATCTTCACTGGGGGCCTGCAATCAGATGTTACCTGTCAAGTTTGcca cgGGGTTTCCACGACGATAGATCCATTCTGGGACATCAGTCTGGACCTTCCTGGCTCATCAACGCCTTTCTGGCCCCTCAGCCCGGGGGGGGATGGCAGCACAGTCAATGGAGAGAGCCATCTGTCAGGGTCCACCACTCTCACAGACTGCCTACGCAG GTTTACGCGGCCAGAGCATCTAGGAAGCAGTGCCAAAATCAAGTGTGGCGGTTGCCATAGCTACCAGGAATCTACCAAACAGCTGACAATGAAGAAGCTCCCCATCGTAGCATGTTTCCATCTTAAA CGGTTTGAGCACTCTGCCAAACTGCGGAGGAAGATCACTACATATGTTTCCTTCCCCCTAGAGTTAGACATGACGCCATTCATGGCATCCAG TAAAGAGAGCAGAATGAATGGGCAGTATCAACAGACGGTTGATGTACTAAACAACGACAATAA GTATTCCTTGTTTGCTGTGGTCAACCACCAAGGCACATTAGAGAGTGGCCACTACACCAGCTTCATCCGCCAGCACAAAGACCAGTGGTTCAAATGCGATGATGCCATAATCACCAAGGCCAGCATTAAGGATGTACTCGATAGTGAAGG ATATCTCTTATTCTACCATAAACAGTTCCTTGAGTATGAGTAG